Part of the Halodesulfovibrio sp. genome is shown below.
CACATGCTATATTATCGGCAAACTGAATAATAATTTTATCTCTACACGCAAAAACAACATAAAAAACAACAACATTTTTAAAACTGTTGCCCTTTACCATTGTTACAAAATAAAATTATTAGATTTTACATCTTTTTTTAACCGTAACGCATCTTTTTGATACAACAATTCTTGTTTTCAAATTTAAAAAACCACTTCTTTTATTCCCTAGCCCTGCACATGTCCATTTGATAAACAGGTGTTCATGTCATTGTTAGAAAACAACACCAACGGCAAACTTATTATTTTAGGGTTAGATGGACTCCCGCTGTCTCTTGCAAAAAAGCTGGCTGAAACCGGAGAATTTCCATCCCTAGCGCGCCTTACACCAACCGCAACCGAAATGCGCGCAGAACTGCCAGAGCTTTCCCCCGTAAACTGGACAAGCTTTTACACCGCAGCAGACCCCGGAGAGCACGGAGTTTATGGATTCACTCGTATCCATAGCCGCGATTACACCATGGGGCTTTGTAATTTTGAACAGCCACAGCACCCAACTGTCTTTGACCGTCTTGCCGAAGCCGGATATCGCACTCGCAGTATAAATCTACCGAACACATACCCTGCCCGCCCTATCAACGGCATGCTTATTTCCGGTTTTGTGGCAGATGAGTTGTCGCAAGCTGTGTATCCAAAATTTCTTAAGAACATGCTCGGTGCCGACTTCTTGCTCGAAGCAGATACCACCACAGGTGCAACAAACCCTGCGTTTTTACTTGACCAGCTGCGGCAAACGCTGGCTGCTCGAAAACATGCCTTCTCTCTCCTATGGAAAGACGGCGCATGGGACTTGTTCATATTTGTCCTTACGGAAACGGACAGACTCTTTCATTTTCTTTATGACGCAGTGGAGGAAGAAGAGCACCCGTGGCATGCCGAGTGCATTTCTCTTCTAAAAGAATGGGACATGCTCATAGGAGAAGTTCTTGACGCATACGATGCCCTGCCGGAACCAAAGCGCCTTATGTCTTTGGCAGATCATGGGTTCACAAGGCTCATTACCGAAGTAGATGTAAATACGTTGCTACGCCAGATGGGGCTGTTCAAAACACACCTTCCACCAGAAGCATGTGACGAGCTTGATGCACAACAGATCACGCCGCAATGCAAAGCTTTTGCGCTTGATCCAGGTCGTATTTACATCCACACCGCAAGCAGATTTGCTCGAGGCTGTGTTGCAGATGCAGATACGCCAGCATTGGAACAGCATATTTCCGAATATCTTATGACGGTTACCTACCAAGGGCAGCGAGTGTTCAAAACAATCCATAGAGGGCGGGAACTATATACAGGGAAAATGGCGCAATTCGCCCCGAACCTTGTTTGCGAACCTGTTGCAGGGTTTGACCTGAAAGCTAAATTCAACAGACGAGAACCATTTGGATTTTTTGGACGGACAGGAACACATTCTGTACAGGATACTTTCTTTTACGACAGTCAAAACGCACAGCCTCAACAAGTTCGGGATGTTGGCGTGGAGCTTCTTCGACACTTTGGCATACAGGAACGCTAACAGGCACAACAGTGAAGTTTTAGAGCCGCTCCAGCACTCTTTAAATCCTTCTGCAACGATGACTACGTCTTTTTCATTTCTCTCCGACGGGCAGGGAACATAATTCTTCCTCTCCCCCTAGTAGGTGAGAACAATTCTTGTTTGATCTCAGCTTCGGCTTACCAATGACTTTTTTTAAAAATACTGTTTTGTCATTAAGCTGAGGAACACGTTTCCTCGCTAACAATTTTTAATCACAAATCAGTGTATTTTTTCTGTTGCCTCGCGGCGTGTGCACAACTACCTTTCAGGAACACATAATTTTCCACATTCAGGCATTACGACTTTGTCACAACATTTTTTAGAAAATCGCTAGACCTGAAAAAGAATCTTTTTTCCACCAAGAAAAGGTTCTTACGACATAACAAAATCACAAAATAGATATGCCCCGCGCCCCTTATCTTTTTCAAAAGGGGGAATGCAGAGCTGGAACCTTGTTTCACTGGCTTCATCCGTAATCTTTTATTTTCAAGAACGGCTGGCACTTTTGAAAAGAGGTTCCCCTGCCCGCAGAAGGCATCAAAAATAGAATCATGATCGACTACAAAAACGAACTGAATCCAGCCCAGTATGAAGCGGCTACGACGTTAGAAGGGCCTATGCTTGTTATCGCGGGTGCAGGCTCCGGCAAAACCCGCACACTGGTATACCGCCTTGCAAACATGATCGAGCAAGGTGTTTCACCTCACGAAATTTTACTGCTTACCTTTACCCGTAAG
Proteins encoded:
- a CDS encoding alkaline phosphatase family protein translates to MSLLENNTNGKLIILGLDGLPLSLAKKLAETGEFPSLARLTPTATEMRAELPELSPVNWTSFYTAADPGEHGVYGFTRIHSRDYTMGLCNFEQPQHPTVFDRLAEAGYRTRSINLPNTYPARPINGMLISGFVADELSQAVYPKFLKNMLGADFLLEADTTTGATNPAFLLDQLRQTLAARKHAFSLLWKDGAWDLFIFVLTETDRLFHFLYDAVEEEEHPWHAECISLLKEWDMLIGEVLDAYDALPEPKRLMSLADHGFTRLITEVDVNTLLRQMGLFKTHLPPEACDELDAQQITPQCKAFALDPGRIYIHTASRFARGCVADADTPALEQHISEYLMTVTYQGQRVFKTIHRGRELYTGKMAQFAPNLVCEPVAGFDLKAKFNRREPFGFFGRTGTHSVQDTFFYDSQNAQPQQVRDVGVELLRHFGIQER